The DNA segment ATTGTacgtattaatatttttataacatagtaaatattttaaatttattttaaatttaattaatttgtatataGGGGTAAATGCATATTGGATTAGATATGGTCGAAATTTCGATCTAATTTGTACTAAAATCATCAAATCGAATCAGATTCGATCCACACATTTATACATCGGATcaaatttcatatatatttgcaaaacataaaatattttaattttttaaaaaatattaataaaattcttttttctattttttaaatatatttacttttaaaatattattaagcatatcttttttaaataataaaaataaaataatgcaatatatatgataattattagttaaaataaaacataaaaacaatatttatttatttatttatttattttgtggaTCTGCGGATATACAAGACCTGCAATTTGATTCTATTAGTGTGCGGATAGAATCCGATTCGACAGCCTTATGAGTCAAATCTCTATCTGTAGTTTTTGCATCGAATTCGAATAACACTGTAAATATGCTAAATAGATCTGATCCATGAATACCTCTTATGTACGGtgtcaaaataaaaatgtttatacaataaaaagatttgtttaataatttaaatgagGAAAACAAATTCAGTAACTTTCAAACAATAGAAAATGAGATGCAGAAATACTGAAATAGTTGAAGGATCTAATGAATTTCAATTTATCTATTTCTGCCTATTAATTTGTTGCAAGCTACAACGAATTATCTATATatccaattttttattaattagttgTAGGCTaaaccaaaatcaaaatttggGGTAATgtacttaaataaattaaatgagagaAACCTTTATCTATATATAACATTTGGAAAGTCCTTACGTGAGTGTCTAGTTTTGTTTATTATGTAAACCGTGGGAGCTAACCAcggttttaaaattattcataaacTATGGGAGGCTTGAACGGATTTCAATTGGAAAAGTTTGAGCATAAACCGTGGCTGCTCACCACGATTTATGAAGGAAAATAGCTAACCGTAAACCGTACTTGGTCACCACGGTGTGTGAAGAAAAAGCTCTAAACATAAACCCCTCCTAGCTACCACGGTTTACATTGAGAGTACAAAGTAGTATAAAtaccaaggttgcgagaaccggaccggtcaatgAACCGGTGAAGTGACTGGTTTACTGGTTTACAGGTTCAACCGGGGTTCAAccagtttaattaaatattaaataaaattattaaaaatttagtatataAACACATGAAACACAATACGAGTTCCTTAATGCATTGAAGAGGAAATTATCCAATAGCTATTAAATGTACAATGATGATGCCTATACCAAATGAATTATGTAAATGGAacacaaacttaaaaaataatctataacCTCTAGAGCTCTTAGTGGCTTCAGTTCTCTGTGAAGTGTGAACTTTTCCATCTGCATTACTCGTTGACTCCCCTGCCCTGTTGCATTCTTCATTGCTCTTGACCTGCTCCTCTGCTGTGTTGCACGGTTCATCAAGAGTCATTCCATTCCCATTTTCACATTCACCATTCTGGCATTCTCTCTACAATCTTCAGGTGGAGATGCATGAGGGACATCCTCCTGGCAGGTTCAGAAGCATCCCTTTCAGATACTTTCACCACTAACAcaatataacaaaaatcaagcacataaaatacaccaaaattagataaaattcaaacttgATAAATTCAGATGATACGGCAATGAAGTTATTAAAAAATCAGAGTCCCAAAATTGaacttttatcaaaatttatattcggtaaaattcaaaattacaaaatgattaatccatataattaacaaaataaaaaaatttgaaaagcagAAGAACTCAAAACAAATACTCTGCATCTGAAGTTATGAATTCAAATCTGCCCTAAATTCCTCACtgagtaaaaaattaattgaaaaaaaaaacaaaaaccagaaaaatttttaacataaacaaTGTAGTGAAGCAATCCATCATAACACCATCAACtgagaatcaaacaaattaacAACAAACAAGTGAAGCAACTCAGAAatcagaataaataaaattaacaaacacAACAgaggaaacaaataaaaaactaaagtgaaaaagggaagaaaaattaGTGAAAATAAACAAGACCACGAAGATGTTGAGGGACGATGAAAATTGAAGAACTCACGGGCGATGGCGAAGAGCCCACGTCGGCACAGGTACATTCGCACTTCAGACAGAGAGGTGCTCGACACAGACAGAGGAGAGATGTCTCGGAGACAGAGGCATTTTTGATGACGAGAAAGAGGCAGTCGACGACGGGGACGACAGAGAAGACTGGCAGCGTCTGAGACTAAGAGCGAGATAGATTAGGAAATTTTGCCATTTTGGTGAGACTGAGAGTGAAagagaagagggaagagagaagcGGAGAAGCTCGATAAGCCATGCACATCAACCACAGCTCCACCGCCTCCTTCCTCCGCCGCTACCGTGCTCCGACAAGCCTCATTTTTCTGCTACTCTCCAAAGAACCTTTGAATTAGAGATTTTGATTTTGGTGTTGGTGACACTGAGAGTGAGAGAAGGGAGAGGGGATTGGGGGCATTTGGGCTACGcgtattgtttttttttaattaaaccaaaacgacgtcgtttggtGTTTAAGGCGAAAATCggatttcaacaaaaaaaaatcgacCAATTCGTTCGGTTCACCGGTTAACCACCGGTTTGGCCAGTTTTTTCACCAATTTTTTGCAGGCCGATTTTAGACGTTGACCGGACCGGTTAACTGACCAGTTCTCGGTTAATCCGGTCGAACCGGTcggtccggtccggttttcagaacaaTGAGAAATACATAATTCGTGGATAGTCATCACGGATATCATTTGTGCCAAACCAAAATTGTTACAGCTTGGTGGTTGAGAGAGTTTGAGGAAAAGGTTTGAAGGTTTTGGTGACATTTAGATGGTGGAGCCATGGAAGACGAAACTCGCATGTACCGGCTAAATGGCGTTGCACACGTGGCTGGATACATCGATCAAGAggttagttattattattatttttttatttttattattattttgagttgttattattattattattattattattattattactacttttataataattgttattattattattaattttatttttattagtattggGAGCtgttagtattattattattgttattgttagtaCAATTATTCATGTTGGTATTGTTATTATTCTCATTGtttcattattgttattattatcattagagaaaatagaaaaccaATGTGGGTatctaatgatttttttaaattatatttgatgTTATTAGTATTGGTCGTATGTTGAGGATTTTCTTACCCACATTTTGCAACCTATTAGGGTTATTAGCGGTGTAAGGAGACAACAAAATATGCCTTTACACGACCGAATTATACCATATCTGGAGACCGCTGGGTTGTATCACCTCGCTAGGCTAAACAGTGAGTGGTTATCGGTTGATGAGCCTCTACTTAGCGCATTTGTTGAGAGGTAGCGTCTTGAAACCCACACCTTTCACATGCCGTTTGGGGAGTGCACCATCACTTTGCAAGACGTAGCATATTAGCTGGGTTTGCTAATCGATGGGGACGCCGTTAGTGGTTGTCTGACTGACTTTGAGAATCTGATGGAGAACGAAAGACCCGCATGACTGTGGTTTCGGGAGTTGTTTGGGGAGTTACCGCCACAGAATAAAATCAAGCAGATGACGGTGTGCTACACATGGTTCCATGAGAGGTTTCGGGTTCTCCCAACAGACGCGAGTGAGGAGACGGTGCGTATATACCCGCGTGCTTATATTCTGATGTTATTGTCATCTCAGCTGTTTGCGGACAAGAACGCAAACAGGGTTTACCTTTACTGGTTGCCTTATTTGGCATCGCTGGATGATTTGGGTAGATATAGCTGGGGCTCAGCTGCACTGGCCTGGTTGTATAAATGTCTTTATCGTGGGACAAATAGAAACATTGTTAACTTGGCCGGGCCACTACAGCTTCTAcagtcttggattttctagaggtttcccAGTTTGAGACCTAGTGGTTTTGATGTGTTTGGATTTTCGCTTGCATCCAGGTTCGCTTTATTATTTTCGGTGCATAACTTGTTCAATTTCATGTGTTCTTGTTTGTTATGACATGCTTTCAATGAAAATTGTAGGTGGAGCGAATATCTACCGAGAAACGATGCAGGGGATCAAAGAGTGGTATCTGCACACCTTTCTTTGGATAGATTACATGTCCACGATGTGAGTCGTTTAGTGGTTGCTCTTACAAGCACTGGTTCATGTTTAATCTTCTGGTCTTACCTAACTTTAACTTGTTCGATACAGTTTATGTGGGAGCCTTATTCTTCTCCTGAGGTTGCTACTGTTGTTCATCTGGAGATACTAGTTAACGAGCACCGTAAGCTATGGACGGTGGTCACTCGCCTGATATATTTTGCTGCGATTGAGTGGCATCAGGTGGATAGGGTGGTACCGCAGTTCGGCAGTGTTCAGCATCTCCTTCAGTTGGCTCTGAACATAGATTGGCTCCATGCGAAGGATGGAAGGGGTGGAGACCGATGGTTCTCCAGATACTATCAGGAGTGGCATCAGCATTGGGAGAACCGGGTTGATTTAGTCATACCGGTCGATCGAGTAGCTGACCCCGGTCCATCAGCTGAGTACTTGGACTGGTGGGGCCGTGTGGTCCACAAATTCCTATCCCCAAATGTTACATTTCATTATCCGAGGCCGATTGTTTTGACCGAGGAGGCTCGTCACAGATTTAGTCATACCGCTATCCTCGTGTTGGGTTCACTTGTCATACTCCATCCGGTTGGCCCAGTCACACATGGCCAGATTCTCAGTTCACATGATGTCAAACCAGTAATAAAACTCTGCTTTAGTTTTTGCATAGGCAGCATTCAccagcatcctccttgcatctTTACCTTTGAAGCTAAGGCTAAAATTCGCTGCCACATGACGAATACAGTACACTCGAAAAGCACGTGGAGGCAGCCAAGCATTCTCGGGGGCCTCAAGTTCAGCCTTGATGCCATTATGCCAGTTAGAGATAACAAGGATACCTTCCTGTGGCGTCACATGCGATCGTAGGTTGGACAAGAAGAATGACCATGACTCCGCATTTTCTCCCTCCACAATGGTGAAGGCTATCGGAAGGATGTTCGAGTTTCCATCTTGCGCAATCGCCAATAGTAACGTGCCTTCATACTTGCCATACAAGTGGGTACCGTCAATACTCACGATGGACTTGCAATGCCGGAAGGCCTCTAAGCAGGGCGGAAATGTCCAGAAATGACGATGAAAATACACCGTTGACTCATCCACCTGATCCCCAATGTGAACAGGAGAGGTCTTCAACATAGTGACTATCCCAGCCATGGTCGATTGTAACCCTAGCATCCAACGTGGCAACTCGGCATACAACTCTTCTCAATCTCCATATATTTGTGCTACTGCCTTCTGTTTTGCCATCCAAACCTTCCTGTAACTAGGCCTGA comes from the Arachis duranensis cultivar V14167 chromosome 7, aradu.V14167.gnm2.J7QH, whole genome shotgun sequence genome and includes:
- the LOC107458374 gene encoding protein MAIN-LIKE 1-like: MTVCYTWFHERFRVLPTDASEETVRIYPRAYILMLLSSQLFADKNANRVYLYWLPYLASLDDLGRYSWGSAALAWWSEYLPRNDAGDQRVVSAHLSLDRLHVHDFMWEPYSSPEVATVVHLEILVNEHRKLWTVVTRLIYFAAIEWHQVDRVVPQFGSVQHLLQLALNIDWLHAKDGRGGDRWFSRYYQEWHQHWENRVDLVIPVDRVADPGPSAEYLDWWGRVADCFDRGGSSQI